The following proteins come from a genomic window of Corallococcus sp. NCRR:
- a CDS encoding TonB-dependent receptor plug domain-containing protein — protein sequence MSRSLLARTVVGLALGFQAQALAGQETPASETPLPEFVLPTVEVIGEEVPEAPVDSARRRDPTGAITIIDARERAGEARDTAELLGGSASLVVQDSGGYGQSKSLVVRGASSNGVLVFLDGIPLNGAGGAADLSLIPVALLERMEILRGAAGARYGAGGLGGAVNLVTRAPSSRLLSSGEVTYGSFDTVMAHVAASGALLEGQALVLLHGGRSQGDFSYRVDELPALDDNPLTQEVRTRNDARGGGALLKYRHGLDGGGRVDVLAELSLQDRALAGTVQNPTVSRRQDQTRLSLGARWARPFGDTGEGSARGFFRSDWLDVTGGTTGVESGAQRYTVGGAEVEGRAVLGRNALAVTLAGSSESVTQAVGGQAASWWRASVMAMDELSLFSERLKLVPSVRVERVGHYSLLSPKLGASVDLGRGFGVRANAGQSHRAPSFLELYIRQGLLLPNPELKPERALSVDAAALWRDDVWSVTAGGFAAVYENLIAYELYPPNLARPYNFAAARVWGAEVELEVRPRAWLTATSSYAWTRTQNRYGDPRYFGKELPYRPRHKWVGRLRVGPDWLNGRTEVLVQSSQLINRVGEARLSLPSRTWVSVGASSTFLHRPDLTVSFDVKNLLDARTADYTGMPLPGRAAYVTLSVALDPSPSEDSHVASPP from the coding sequence ATGTCGCGCTCGCTTCTCGCCCGGACCGTCGTCGGTCTGGCGCTCGGTTTCCAGGCACAGGCCCTCGCCGGGCAGGAGACGCCTGCGTCCGAGACGCCGCTCCCTGAGTTCGTCCTCCCCACCGTGGAGGTCATCGGCGAGGAGGTCCCCGAAGCTCCCGTCGACTCCGCTCGACGCCGCGACCCCACCGGCGCCATCACCATCATCGATGCTCGCGAGCGCGCGGGCGAAGCGCGCGACACGGCGGAGCTGCTCGGCGGATCCGCGAGCCTCGTCGTGCAGGACTCCGGTGGATACGGGCAGAGCAAGAGCCTGGTGGTTCGCGGCGCGTCATCCAATGGCGTGCTCGTGTTCCTGGATGGCATCCCGCTCAACGGCGCGGGCGGCGCCGCGGACCTGTCGCTCATCCCCGTCGCGCTGCTGGAGCGGATGGAGATCCTCCGCGGCGCGGCCGGTGCCCGCTACGGCGCGGGGGGGCTGGGCGGCGCGGTGAACCTCGTCACCCGCGCGCCTTCGTCGCGGTTGCTCTCCAGCGGCGAGGTCACCTACGGCAGCTTCGACACCGTGATGGCCCACGTCGCCGCGTCGGGCGCGCTGCTCGAAGGGCAGGCGTTGGTGCTGCTGCATGGCGGCCGTTCCCAGGGCGACTTCAGCTACCGCGTCGACGAGCTGCCCGCGCTGGACGACAACCCGCTCACGCAGGAGGTGCGCACGCGCAATGACGCTCGCGGCGGCGGCGCGCTCCTGAAGTACCGGCATGGCCTGGACGGCGGCGGACGCGTGGATGTGCTCGCGGAGCTGTCGCTACAGGACCGCGCGCTCGCGGGCACCGTGCAGAACCCCACCGTGTCCCGCCGTCAGGACCAGACGCGCCTGTCGCTGGGCGCTCGCTGGGCGCGGCCCTTCGGTGACACGGGCGAAGGCAGTGCTCGCGGCTTCTTCCGCAGCGACTGGCTGGACGTCACCGGCGGCACCACCGGCGTGGAGTCCGGTGCGCAGCGCTACACCGTGGGCGGCGCGGAGGTGGAGGGGCGCGCGGTGCTGGGCCGCAACGCGCTCGCCGTCACGCTCGCTGGCTCCTCGGAGTCCGTCACGCAGGCCGTGGGCGGGCAGGCCGCGTCGTGGTGGCGCGCGAGCGTCATGGCCATGGACGAACTGTCCCTGTTCTCCGAACGCCTGAAGCTGGTGCCTTCCGTGCGCGTGGAGCGCGTGGGGCACTACTCGCTCCTGTCGCCCAAGCTGGGCGCGAGCGTGGACCTGGGCCGCGGCTTCGGCGTGCGCGCCAACGCGGGCCAGTCCCACCGCGCGCCGTCGTTCCTGGAGCTCTACATCCGTCAGGGCCTGCTGCTGCCCAACCCGGAGCTCAAGCCCGAGCGCGCCCTGTCCGTGGACGCCGCGGCCCTGTGGCGCGACGACGTCTGGAGCGTCACCGCGGGCGGCTTCGCGGCGGTGTACGAGAACCTCATCGCCTACGAGCTGTATCCGCCGAATCTCGCCAGGCCCTACAACTTCGCCGCTGCTCGCGTGTGGGGCGCGGAGGTGGAGCTGGAGGTCCGGCCTCGCGCGTGGCTCACCGCCACCAGCAGCTATGCGTGGACCCGCACGCAGAACCGCTACGGCGACCCTCGCTACTTCGGCAAGGAGTTGCCGTATCGCCCTCGCCACAAGTGGGTGGGCCGGCTGCGCGTGGGACCGGACTGGCTCAATGGCCGCACGGAGGTCCTCGTCCAGTCCTCGCAGTTGATCAACCGCGTGGGCGAAGCGCGGCTGTCACTGCCTTCGCGCACCTGGGTGAGCGTGGGGGCCTCCAGCACCTTCCTGCACCGGCCGGACCTCACCGTGTCGTTCGACGTGAAGAACCTGCTCGATGCGCGGACTGCTGATTACACCGGCATGCCGCTGCCTGGCCGCGCCGCTTACGTGACGCTCTCCGTGGCGCTCGACCCTTCCCCCTCCGAGGACTCCCATGTCGCGTCTCCTCCCTGA
- a CDS encoding TetR/AcrR family transcriptional regulator yields the protein MDAQRNLDSLLEAAKAVFAEAGVDAPVREIASRAGVGIATVYRHFPQRADLIAAVYRREIDACAAEAPALAREHEAFEALTRWLHRFTSLIATKRGLAASLNVQDPAYQALPAYFREHLEPVLQSLLTAAAAAGQVRKDVDAYELLRGVANLCVPVAEVGPGFTRRMVDLLIDGLRYGATAPVP from the coding sequence GTGGATGCCCAGCGCAACCTCGACTCGCTGCTTGAGGCAGCGAAGGCCGTGTTCGCTGAAGCCGGAGTCGACGCGCCCGTGCGCGAGATCGCGAGCCGTGCCGGTGTCGGCATCGCGACGGTGTATCGGCACTTCCCACAGCGGGCGGATCTGATCGCCGCCGTGTACCGGCGTGAAATTGACGCGTGCGCGGCCGAGGCTCCGGCGCTGGCGCGCGAGCATGAGGCCTTCGAGGCGCTGACGCGGTGGCTTCACCGGTTCACCAGCCTCATCGCCACCAAGCGAGGGCTCGCCGCGTCGCTCAATGTGCAGGATCCGGCGTACCAGGCGCTGCCCGCGTACTTCCGTGAGCACCTCGAGCCGGTGCTCCAGTCGCTGCTCACGGCTGCCGCGGCGGCAGGGCAGGTGCGCAAGGACGTCGACGCGTACGAGCTCCTGCGCGGCGTGGCGAACCTCTGCGTCCCCGTGGCGGAGGTCGGCCCCGGTTTCACCCGGAGGATGGTCGACCTGCTCATCGACGGACTGCGCTACGGCGCGACGGCGCCCGTGCCTTGA
- a CDS encoding aldo/keto reductase: protein MPPTHRTTQLGTTGPRVFPVALGCMGMSGAYGPSDETESIATLREAIDRGGTLLDTADFYASGHNELLIRRAIEGQRDKVRLSVKFGAMRGPDGAPVGFDGRPAAVKNFITYSLQRLGVDHIDVYRPARLDPTVPIEDTVGAIADLVKGGYVRSIGLSEVGAETIRRASKVHPLSDLQIEYSLITREPEKTLFPTLTELGMSATLYGVLSRGLLTGAKVEGARVHYPRFAGEAGQRNAAAIARFHAYAAERGMTPAQLSVAWVLAKQPGFVPVVGARTRKQLHDVLGALEKPLSSDDVAAVEAILPKEAIAGTRYPEQQMKMLDSER, encoded by the coding sequence ATGCCCCCGACCCACCGCACGACGCAACTCGGTACGACAGGCCCGCGGGTGTTTCCCGTCGCGCTGGGCTGCATGGGCATGTCCGGAGCGTACGGGCCGTCCGACGAGACGGAGAGCATCGCGACCCTCCGCGAGGCCATCGACCGGGGGGGGACGCTGCTGGACACGGCCGACTTCTACGCCAGCGGTCATAACGAGCTGCTCATCCGCCGAGCCATCGAGGGTCAGCGCGACAAGGTGCGGCTCTCGGTGAAGTTCGGGGCCATGCGCGGACCGGACGGAGCACCCGTGGGCTTCGATGGGCGCCCTGCGGCGGTGAAGAACTTCATCACGTACAGCCTGCAACGACTCGGCGTGGACCACATCGACGTCTATCGCCCCGCCCGGCTGGACCCGACCGTGCCGATTGAAGACACGGTGGGAGCGATCGCCGACCTGGTGAAGGGCGGCTACGTGCGAAGCATCGGACTCTCAGAGGTCGGCGCCGAGACGATCCGCCGAGCGTCGAAGGTGCACCCGTTGAGCGACCTTCAGATTGAGTACTCGCTCATCACGCGCGAGCCGGAGAAGACCCTCTTCCCCACGCTCACCGAGCTGGGCATGAGCGCGACGCTGTACGGCGTGCTCTCCCGCGGACTGCTGACGGGCGCGAAGGTGGAAGGAGCCCGCGTGCACTACCCGCGCTTCGCTGGCGAAGCGGGCCAGCGCAACGCGGCGGCCATCGCGCGCTTCCACGCATACGCCGCGGAGCGAGGGATGACGCCCGCGCAGCTCTCCGTGGCGTGGGTGCTCGCGAAGCAACCGGGGTTCGTGCCCGTCGTCGGAGCACGCACGCGAAAGCAACTGCACGACGTGCTCGGAGCATTGGAGAAGCCCCTGTCATCCGATGATGTGGCCGCCGTCGAGGCCATCCTCCCGAAAGAGGCGATCGCCGGCACGCGCTACCCCGAGCAGCAGATGAAGATGCTCGACAGCGAGCGCTGA
- a CDS encoding ComEA family DNA-binding protein, with protein sequence MKWAWAWVLGCVLMGPGRADAASPRMQYVGVVNLNEATAAELDLLPGVGEKAAQRILEHRKKRPFGRVEELVRVKGFGKKKFLKLRAHLALTGPTTLKKEQVPASLSPGREASVTNP encoded by the coding sequence GTGAAGTGGGCCTGGGCGTGGGTGTTGGGCTGCGTGCTGATGGGGCCGGGGCGTGCGGATGCCGCCAGCCCGCGCATGCAATACGTGGGGGTGGTCAACCTGAATGAAGCCACGGCGGCGGAGTTGGACCTGCTGCCGGGCGTGGGTGAGAAGGCGGCGCAGCGCATCCTTGAGCACCGCAAGAAGCGGCCCTTCGGTCGCGTCGAGGAACTGGTCCGGGTCAAGGGCTTCGGAAAGAAGAAGTTCCTCAAGCTGAGGGCCCACCTGGCCCTCACCGGCCCCACGACCCTCAAGAAGGAGCAGGTCCCCGCCTCCCTGTCGCCGGGAAGGGAGGCAAGCGTCACGAACCCATGA
- a CDS encoding MarR family winged helix-turn-helix transcriptional regulator — protein MAGPEGSRSRGSQQHQQQLGEVLEFMRLLWAVDHGLQSTSKRMESTLGLTGPQRLVIRLVGRFPGITAGTLANILHVHPSTLTGVLKRLEKRGLLERKSDPLDGRKALFALTDAGRALDIPSEGTVESAVQRVLARLPRDRIVFTQEVLKALAEELGGLSAPLEDAAPSRPTPPAEG, from the coding sequence ATGGCAGGCCCGGAGGGCAGCAGGTCCCGGGGTTCGCAGCAGCATCAGCAGCAGTTGGGTGAGGTGCTGGAGTTCATGCGCCTGCTGTGGGCCGTGGACCATGGCCTGCAGTCCACGTCCAAGCGGATGGAGTCCACGCTGGGGCTCACCGGCCCGCAGCGCCTCGTCATCCGGCTCGTGGGCCGCTTCCCGGGCATCACCGCCGGCACGCTCGCCAACATCCTCCACGTGCACCCCAGCACGCTCACCGGCGTGCTCAAGCGCCTGGAGAAGCGCGGCCTGCTGGAGCGCAAGTCGGATCCGCTCGACGGCCGCAAGGCGCTCTTCGCGCTGACCGACGCCGGCCGCGCGCTGGACATCCCGTCCGAGGGCACCGTCGAGTCCGCCGTGCAGCGCGTGCTCGCCCGCCTGCCCCGCGACCGCATCGTCTTCACCCAGGAGGTGCTCAAGGCGCTCGCCGAGGAGCTGGGCGGCCTCTCCGCGCCCCTGGAGGACGCGGCCCCCTCCCGCCCCACCCCTCCCGCCGAAGGCTGA